AgctttcataattttttcaccTTATGTTGTTCTGGAAACAACTTGCAACTAAAATggctatgaaaattgaaaatccaAATTGTAAGAATAAGAGAATTTATAATTACAAGTTGCATCTAGTTCCATTTTACACCAAGCATGCAATAATATGCCTAAATCTTAGCTTGAAATTCATGTACAAAAGCACTTGACAGTTTAAATGGAATTCCTGCTCGAAAGCAATATATAAACAGATGTGTTGGCATGCAATTTCCTACTTAACCAAGTTATACTTGTTCAAGATTCACCGAGCAATAAATTTTAGGAATACTATTGCTAGGTGAAGAGTGGGCAGCCTTCCACCTTAATACCTTGGGCTGTTGGACAGCTAGCCAGTGGGCATCCATCCAGATCATTTCCCCACCAATctaaactaatattttctaaTCCCAAGCACAAATATAGCAGCACACCCATAAAAGCAAGCCCAGCATCCAGTGCCCCTGAAAGAACGTAATTGTATCGTTGCCATAAATCCGGTCGATACCTATACACCACGAAGCCAGACAGGAAGCCAACAATGATCCATGTAGTATAGTTGACTGCAGTAGCTGGTGGCATCATGCCTGTCGCACCTATCAGGACTGGCATGTTGATGAGCCTGATCCATTCTTGACTAGGGAAGGCCTTGGAGGCCAACCAGACAAGTAGAGGAGCCACTGCTCCTCCAAGGAAGAACCAATTGACTGCCTCGTAAGTTCCCAAGTCCCCGAAAATTCTGCGGGGTGCTATTAAACCCCAGATGACAGAAGCATCATAAAACACGGTATCACTTGGACATGTCCACACGCTGTTGGAGGCCGTTGTGTCGCAAATATCAGGGATGTTCTCCATCAGCCACCAGGCAGTTCCCAGGTACACAAAACAAGCAATGAGGGTTCCCACGATCTAAGACAAATGAGGAAGCAACTGTCAAATTAGTGGGAAATAAACATTCAgcagaaggaaaagaaaaaactacTTTTACTGAGACCTGTGCCATGAACATTGTTCTAGGTGGAATTTTCATATAGTGACCAAGCTTGAAGTCTTGCAGGAAGGTAATGGCCTGTGTCATGCTTATATATCCGTACACCTTGAAGCACATATTAGCTACAGGATATCCTGGATATATATACCCGATTATATATTCGGTGATGATGTTCAAACCTGGTGTCTGCAACAAAAATCTATCAGTGATGTAAAGTTGcatatgaattatttttaagatgttCAGACAACTTAATAAATTGTAACTCTGGCAGAATATGATGGATTACCTGGTTTGTAATGGCTGTAATGATGCCTATTGGAAGTGTGAATACAATGGCAATGCCACATGCTAATAGAACCCCCCACCATGGAAGCTGAAGTTGATCATTGTAGTACTGACAGGCAAATACGATGGCTGCAATATTAACCAAAAGGATGCACACAAACCACCATTCAGGGACTTGCTTATACTTCCTCATGAGTCTGGTGTGTATGTCCATTTTTTTCTCCTGGAAACTAGCTTTGCTTTGCTCCCATATTTCTCTGCAAAACTGTAATcttcaacatttcattcaagaCAAACTCAAGCATAACTGATCTTTgcttattaaaatatgatttaccTTCCATGGAAGAGCCCAACATGAACTATTGTGGCAGTTAGTGCAGCGAAACCAACACCATAAGTCATTGCAAAAAATGTGCTAAGGTATAGAGGTCCTTCTTTCTCATAAGCGGCAACAtcaaggtgaaaattggaatCAATGATAGCAGTGATATTGTATTCTTGGCCTGTGGAGGTGAAGAGAGTATCGGAGAAAATGGGGAAGGTTTTGGCGGAGTAGACATTAAGCCAGTAGCAGATGGGAGTCAAAACATACATGACGAAGATATATCCTGCAGCAACATTTGCAGTGGCAAACCATGGGCTTGCAAGTGGGCTACCAAGATAAGAGGAGATGGTAGACCAGTCCAAACCAATAGCACCTATTCCTAACCCGTAAAGGCCGGAACCGAGTTGTTGGGCTACCACAGATTTGGGGAATATCCAGCATATCCAAGAGAGGGAAGTTAGCATTTGGAAAAGGTAGCCAGGGAAGACATAGTAAGCAAAACTGCAAATGAAGGCAATTAGGAAGAATTGGGTTCTGGTCACCCCACCCTTGGCCCTCTCTTCCTTCTCGTGGAGAGCCCTGTCA
The Gossypium raimondii isolate GPD5lz chromosome 8, ASM2569854v1, whole genome shotgun sequence DNA segment above includes these coding regions:
- the LOC105791311 gene encoding oligopeptide transporter 7; the encoded protein is MEESEDEIRAPLISKDEDDSNLSSSRSEALASKSEAEIKEVEEEENSPVRQVALTVPTTDDPSLPVLTFRMWVLGTISCVLLSFLNQFFWYRTEPLTITAISAQIAVVPLGQLMAAKITKRVFFKGSRWEFTLNPGPFNVKEHVLITIFANSGAGSVYAIHVVTVVKVFYKQHITFFVSLIVILTTQVLGFGWAGIFRRYLVEPAAMWWPANLVQVSLFRALHEKEERAKGGVTRTQFFLIAFICSFAYYVFPGYLFQMLTSLSWICWIFPKSVVAQQLGSGLYGLGIGAIGLDWSTISSYLGSPLASPWFATANVAAGYIFVMYVLTPICYWLNVYSAKTFPIFSDTLFTSTGQEYNITAIIDSNFHLDVAAYEKEGPLYLSTFFAMTYGVGFAALTATIVHVGLFHGREIWEQSKASFQEKKMDIHTRLMRKYKQVPEWWFVCILLVNIAAIVFACQYYNDQLQLPWWGVLLACGIAIVFTLPIGIITAITNQTPGLNIITEYIIGYIYPGYPVANMCFKVYGYISMTQAITFLQDFKLGHYMKIPPRTMFMAQIVGTLIACFVYLGTAWWLMENIPDICDTTASNSVWTCPSDTVFYDASVIWGLIAPRRIFGDLGTYEAVNWFFLGGAVAPLLVWLASKAFPSQEWIRLINMPVLIGATGMMPPATAVNYTTWIIVGFLSGFVVYRYRPDLWQRYNYVLSGALDAGLAFMGVLLYLCLGLENISLDWWGNDLDGCPLASCPTAQGIKVEGCPLFT